From a region of the Deinococcus aestuarii genome:
- a CDS encoding RICIN domain-containing protein — translation MMSNQPRPLRPLGLALALALPPLLTACGGTAVSLTSAESSAPSVQALAAPVAEQTYTLANLCSGKPLGVQGGSTANGAAIVQQAATGAGSQQWTLRATDGGYFRVVARHSGKGLDVSNAATSAGSPVAQWDLWGGTNQQWKFEDVGSGTYELSPRHAPGMRLDVRGASSADGAAVQLYGDNNTCAQRWRLSAAQASSTPTPGPAPTPTPTVAPVTARRVMPLGDSITDGYNIPGGYRTPLLPGLTAAGLPTDFVGSAQNGPSALADRDHEGHSGWRIDEIAGQVDGWLDRAQPDVILLMIGTNDMIQNRDVGGAPTRLGALLDRIAARRPSATVIVASLPPLSDRAQDARARTFNAALPGLVSTRAAQGRRVKFVDASARLTLADLADGVHPNAAGYAKLAELWLGALRGL, via the coding sequence ATGATGTCAAACCAACCCCGTCCGCTCCGCCCCCTGGGGCTCGCCCTCGCCCTCGCCCTGCCGCCCCTGCTGACGGCCTGTGGGGGGACGGCGGTTTCCCTGACGTCGGCGGAGTCGTCCGCCCCATCGGTCCAGGCCCTGGCGGCTCCGGTGGCCGAACAGACCTACACCCTGGCGAACCTGTGCTCGGGCAAACCGCTCGGCGTGCAGGGGGGCTCGACGGCGAACGGGGCGGCCATCGTGCAGCAGGCGGCCACGGGGGCGGGAAGCCAGCAGTGGACCCTGCGGGCGACGGACGGCGGCTATTTCAGGGTCGTGGCCCGGCACAGCGGCAAGGGGCTGGACGTGTCCAATGCCGCCACCTCCGCGGGGAGTCCGGTGGCGCAGTGGGACCTCTGGGGGGGGACCAACCAGCAGTGGAAGTTCGAGGACGTGGGGAGCGGCACGTACGAACTCTCTCCCCGGCACGCCCCGGGGATGCGGCTCGACGTGCGCGGGGCCTCGTCCGCCGACGGCGCCGCCGTGCAGCTCTACGGCGACAACAACACCTGCGCCCAGCGGTGGAGGCTGAGTGCCGCGCAGGCCAGCTCCACGCCCACGCCGGGTCCGGCCCCGACGCCCACCCCCACCGTGGCCCCCGTGACGGCGCGGCGCGTGATGCCCCTGGGCGACTCCATCACCGACGGGTACAACATCCCCGGGGGCTACCGCACCCCGCTGCTGCCGGGGCTCACGGCGGCGGGCCTGCCCACCGATTTCGTCGGCTCGGCGCAAAACGGCCCCTCCGCGCTCGCGGACCGTGACCACGAGGGGCACAGCGGCTGGCGGATCGACGAGATCGCCGGACAGGTGGACGGCTGGCTGGACCGCGCGCAGCCGGACGTGATCTTGCTCATGATCGGCACCAACGACATGATCCAAAACCGCGACGTCGGCGGCGCCCCCACCCGGCTGGGCGCCCTCCTCGACCGCATCGCGGCCCGCAGGCCCTCCGCGACCGTCATCGTCGCGTCCCTCCCGCCCCTGAGCGACCGGGCACAAGACGCCCGGGCCCGCACCTTCAACGCTGCCCTCCCGGGGCTGGTGAGCACCCGGGCGGCCCAGGGCAGGCGCGTGAAGTTCGTGGACGCCTCCGCCCGGCTGACCCTCGCCGACCTGGCCGACGGGGTTCACCCCAACGCCGCCGGATACGCCAAGCTGGCCGAGCTGTGGCTGGGCGCCTTGCGGGGCCTCTGA
- the greA gene encoding transcription elongation factor GreA encodes MTKQRIPMTQRGYDKLVETLDHLKTTRREQISEYMGSAIADGDLRESAAYDEARMQQSENEARIVEIEDQLERAVIVAEDAAGGAGLGARVRVRDEKGVERQFELVGTYEVDVLNNRISDASPIGKALSGKRPGQTVTVPLPRGTARFEVLEVTYD; translated from the coding sequence ATGACCAAACAGCGCATCCCCATGACGCAGCGCGGCTACGACAAGCTGGTCGAGACGCTGGACCACCTCAAGACCACCCGCCGCGAACAGATCAGCGAGTACATGGGCTCGGCCATCGCCGACGGCGACCTGCGCGAGAGTGCGGCCTACGACGAGGCCCGGATGCAGCAGAGCGAGAACGAGGCGCGCATCGTGGAGATCGAGGACCAGCTCGAACGCGCCGTGATCGTCGCCGAGGACGCGGCGGGCGGCGCGGGCCTGGGCGCGAGGGTGCGCGTGCGCGACGAGAAGGGCGTCGAGCGCCAGTTCGAGCTGGTGGGCACCTACGAGGTGGATGTCCTCAACAACCGCATCAGTGACGCCAGCCCCATCGGCAAGGCGCTGAGTGGCAAGCGCCCCGGCCAGACGGTCACCGTGCCGCTGCCCAGGGGGACGGCCAGGTTCGAGGTGCTCGAAGTCACCTACGACTGA
- the malQ gene encoding 4-alpha-glucanotransferase, translating into MTINRSSGVLLHPTSLPGPHGIGELGAHARAFVDWLAAARQRYWQVMPLGPTGYGDSPYQAFSAFAGNPYLIDLATLREEGLLQEGDFADLPGFDAGRVDFGLQYVWRNQMLSRAYAHYATGDAPGLRASFAAFQREEAAWLGDYALFMALKDAHGGLPWNAWEPGTRDRQPEALAAARESLAPAIERVKFIQFLFFRQWTALREYARERGVGIIGDIPIFVAMDSSDAWANREGFFFDDQGQPTVVAGVPPDYFSETGQLWGNPLYRWDVMAEDGFRWWTERFRGSLRLYDVIRVDHFRGFAGYWEIPFPAETAIQGRWVPARGYEMLAAVREALGDVPIIAEDLGVITPDVEKLRDDFGLPGMAVLQFAFGGGDFSVNAFLPHNLRENQVVYSGTHDNDTSRGWWRSADEGERHNFRVYSHSAPTEETFAWQLVRMAFESRANLAVVPLQDLLNLGSEDRMNLPGSTGPQNWTWRYREGDLMPELAAKLRELTEATGRA; encoded by the coding sequence ATGACGATCAACCGTTCCAGCGGCGTGCTGCTGCATCCCACCAGTCTGCCCGGGCCCCACGGCATCGGCGAACTCGGTGCCCACGCGCGGGCGTTCGTGGACTGGCTGGCGGCGGCGCGGCAACGCTACTGGCAGGTCATGCCGCTGGGCCCCACCGGGTACGGGGACAGCCCCTACCAGGCCTTCAGCGCCTTCGCGGGAAACCCCTACCTGATCGACCTCGCCACGCTGCGGGAGGAGGGGCTGCTCCAGGAGGGCGACTTCGCCGACCTGCCGGGCTTCGACGCGGGCCGGGTGGACTTTGGGCTCCAGTACGTGTGGCGCAACCAGATGCTCTCGCGGGCCTACGCGCACTACGCCACGGGCGACGCGCCGGGGCTGCGGGCCAGCTTCGCGGCCTTCCAGAGGGAGGAGGCCGCGTGGCTCGGCGACTACGCCCTCTTTATGGCCCTCAAGGACGCGCACGGGGGGCTGCCGTGGAACGCCTGGGAGCCGGGCACCCGCGACCGCCAGCCGGAGGCGCTGGCCGCCGCCCGCGAGTCGCTCGCCCCCGCCATCGAGCGCGTGAAGTTCATCCAGTTCCTGTTCTTCCGGCAGTGGACGGCCCTGCGGGAGTACGCGCGGGAACGCGGGGTCGGCATCATCGGGGACATCCCGATCTTCGTGGCGATGGATTCGAGCGACGCGTGGGCGAACCGGGAGGGGTTCTTCTTCGACGATCAGGGGCAGCCGACCGTGGTGGCGGGGGTGCCGCCGGACTACTTCAGCGAGACGGGGCAGCTCTGGGGCAACCCCCTCTACCGCTGGGACGTGATGGCCGAGGACGGCTTCCGCTGGTGGACCGAGCGCTTCCGGGGCAGCCTGCGGCTCTACGACGTGATCCGGGTGGACCACTTCCGGGGCTTTGCCGGGTACTGGGAGATTCCCTTCCCCGCCGAGACGGCGATCCAGGGGCGCTGGGTGCCCGCGCGGGGCTACGAGATGCTCGCCGCCGTGCGGGAGGCGCTGGGTGACGTGCCCATCATCGCCGAGGACCTGGGCGTGATCACCCCCGACGTAGAAAAGCTCCGCGACGACTTCGGGCTGCCGGGGATGGCGGTGCTGCAATTCGCCTTCGGGGGTGGGGACTTCAGCGTCAACGCCTTCTTGCCCCACAACCTGCGGGAGAATCAGGTCGTCTACAGCGGCACCCACGACAACGACACCTCGCGCGGGTGGTGGCGGAGTGCCGACGAGGGCGAGCGGCACAACTTCCGCGTGTACTCACACAGCGCCCCGACCGAGGAGACCTTCGCGTGGCAGCTCGTCCGCATGGCCTTCGAGAGCCGCGCCAACCTCGCCGTCGTGCCGCTGCAAGACCTCCTCAACCTCGGCAGCGAGGACCGCATGAACCTGCCCGGCTCCACGGGTCCCCAGAACTGGACGTGGCGCTACCGGGAGGGGGACCTGATGCCGGAGCTGGCGGCGAAGTTGCGCGAGCTGACGGAGGCGACGGGGCGGGCGTAG
- a CDS encoding phosphotransferase, whose product MNASGEESPSSDGTSSGPALQSLRETSAYHPVAVYRRGDIIVKETGSWAASVHALLRHLHDNGFQGAPRVVGTGFDAQGRETLTYIEGEFTQPGPWSLEGAAAVGSLLRQLHAVTATFHPPQDAVWSPWFGRTLGGRARVIGHGDVAPWNIVARDGRPVALIDWERAGPVDPRVELAQACWLNAKLHDDLVAELEGLPPLEERARQLRAMVDAYGLSAAQRVGFVELMIEFVVHDTANEADEAGIRPESESAAPPELLWGLAWRARAAAWLCRHRRILENALS is encoded by the coding sequence GTGAATGCGTCCGGTGAGGAAAGCCCGAGTTCCGACGGGACTTCCAGCGGTCCTGCGCTGCAAAGCCTGCGGGAGACGAGCGCCTATCACCCCGTCGCCGTGTACCGCCGTGGCGACATCATCGTCAAGGAAACCGGGTCGTGGGCGGCCAGCGTCCACGCTCTACTCAGGCACCTCCACGACAACGGGTTCCAAGGCGCTCCCCGCGTGGTGGGCACCGGCTTCGACGCGCAGGGGCGCGAAACTCTCACCTACATTGAAGGCGAATTTACCCAGCCCGGTCCGTGGAGTCTGGAGGGTGCCGCCGCCGTCGGTAGCCTGTTGCGTCAGCTCCATGCCGTCACTGCCACCTTCCACCCCCCTCAGGACGCCGTGTGGTCCCCCTGGTTCGGTCGCACATTGGGGGGAAGGGCGCGTGTTATCGGACATGGCGACGTTGCCCCGTGGAACATCGTCGCCCGTGATGGCCGTCCCGTCGCCCTGATCGATTGGGAACGCGCCGGTCCCGTCGATCCCCGGGTTGAACTGGCGCAGGCGTGCTGGCTGAACGCCAAACTGCACGACGACCTCGTAGCGGAACTTGAAGGGCTGCCTCCACTTGAGGAACGTGCCCGCCAATTGCGCGCAATGGTGGATGCCTATGGCCTCTCTGCCGCGCAGCGGGTTGGATTCGTGGAATTGATGATCGAGTTCGTCGTGCATGACACGGCGAACGAGGCAGATGAGGCTGGAATCAGGCCGGAGAGCGAGTCGGCGGCCCCCCCCGAGCTGCTCTGGGGACTGGCCTGGCGTGCCCGTGCCGCCGCCTGGCTCTGCCGTCACCGCCGCATCCTCGAAAACGCGCTGTCCTGA
- a CDS encoding cob(I)yrinic acid a,c-diamide adenosyltransferase, which translates to MKLYTKTGDDGSTGLYGPERVSKTHVRVEAYGTVDELNSVVGLARAHNMASPQPDATLDADLEYLQNALFDVGADLATRQGSVSAGKISRMDEQDAAFLEAMIDRYQEVAPVFKGFVHPGGTQTAAALHIARTVARRAERVSIELAGVEEVNPAVLVYLNRISDLLFVMARAANQTAGLEEHAWTVKGRR; encoded by the coding sequence ATGAAGCTCTATACCAAGACGGGCGACGACGGCTCCACCGGCCTCTACGGTCCCGAGCGGGTGAGCAAGACGCACGTGCGGGTCGAGGCGTACGGCACGGTGGACGAGCTCAACAGCGTGGTGGGCCTCGCGCGGGCGCACAACATGGCGAGCCCGCAGCCCGACGCGACCCTCGACGCCGACCTCGAATACCTCCAGAATGCGCTGTTCGACGTGGGCGCCGACCTCGCCACGCGGCAGGGCAGCGTCTCGGCGGGCAAGATCAGCCGCATGGACGAGCAGGACGCCGCTTTTCTGGAGGCGATGATCGACCGCTACCAGGAAGTCGCGCCCGTCTTCAAGGGCTTCGTCCACCCCGGCGGCACCCAGACCGCCGCCGCCCTCCACATCGCCCGCACGGTCGCCCGCCGCGCCGAGCGCGTGTCGATTGAACTCGCGGGGGTCGAGGAGGTCAACCCTGCCGTCCTCGTCTACCTCAACCGCATCTCCGACCTGCTGTTCGTGATGGCCCGCGCGGCGAACCAGACGGCGGGGCTGGAGGAGCACGCCTGGACGGTGAAGGGGCGGAGGTAG
- a CDS encoding TIGR00282 family metallophosphoesterase: MLRVLFVGDVYGAPGRRVLGAHLPVIRSRFDFVVVNGENAAGGYGLHREAADAILRAGAGCITLGNHAWHHKDVFALMLDEGKYPLVRPLNYADPGTPGVGWRSFEVRAAGGGTERLTVVNVLGRVFMEAVANPFRAMDELLERGDLGNVLVDMHAEATSEKAALAWHLDGRVAAVIGTHTHVPTADTRVLPGGTAFQTDAGFTGPRDSVIGAAPGGPVAKFLTERPHRFGVAEGPAELNGVIVQMEGGRALGVDRYRYVEGEEHGHSQ, from the coding sequence ATGTTGCGGGTGCTGTTTGTGGGAGACGTGTATGGGGCGCCGGGGCGCCGGGTGCTGGGGGCGCACCTGCCGGTCATCCGGAGCCGCTTCGACTTCGTGGTCGTGAACGGCGAGAACGCGGCGGGGGGCTACGGCCTGCACCGGGAGGCGGCCGACGCCATCTTGCGCGCCGGGGCGGGCTGCATCACCCTGGGTAACCACGCCTGGCACCACAAGGACGTGTTTGCCCTGATGCTCGACGAGGGGAAGTACCCCCTCGTGCGGCCCCTCAACTACGCCGACCCCGGCACGCCGGGCGTGGGCTGGCGCAGCTTCGAGGTGCGGGCGGCGGGCGGCGGGACCGAGCGGCTGACGGTCGTGAACGTGCTCGGGCGGGTCTTCATGGAGGCGGTGGCGAACCCCTTCCGGGCGATGGACGAGCTGCTGGAGCGGGGTGACCTGGGCAACGTCCTCGTGGACATGCATGCCGAGGCGACGAGCGAGAAAGCGGCGCTCGCGTGGCACCTCGACGGTCGGGTGGCCGCCGTGATCGGCACGCACACCCACGTGCCCACCGCCGACACCCGGGTCCTGCCGGGCGGGACGGCCTTCCAGACGGACGCGGGCTTCACCGGGCCGCGCGACAGCGTGATCGGCGCCGCACCCGGGGGACCCGTGGCGAAGTTCCTGACCGAGCGACCCCACCGCTTCGGGGTGGCGGAGGGGCCCGCCGAGCTGAACGGGGTGATTGTCCAGATGGAGGGGGGGCGGGCCCTGGGGGTGGACCGGTACCGTTACGTGGAGGGGGAGGAACATGGGCATTCGCAGTGA
- a CDS encoding N-acetylmuramoyl-L-alanine amidase, which produces MKRPLLLLLLLASTAVAAPRVGTHPGYTRLVFDLPRPASSGTPAASTQVTGGRVTVKLGLSLPAARGRLSAPGVTGYTVAGKTVTVTLAPGRKATATVLPARSGQPARLVIDVPTATAARPPARSPAAVTRPTGTARPVRPVVVLDAGHGGIDQGMRSRWVTEAEVNLSVARRVRDELRKHGVEVVMSRESNTHLSANKADDLNLRSRLATNARTTAFVSIHVNASTNPAAHGIETYYFGQPLAGQGRSLAVRENGGGSLGQELTRRAANNAQNLLGDLLAQAKVSFSRSLAQKVQARLVAATGALNRGVQTDAFYVIRNPTTAAILVEIGFGSSPVEGPRLAQPAYRDRVATAIARAILDFVHAE; this is translated from the coding sequence GTGAAGCGCCCCCTCCTTCTCCTGTTGCTGCTCGCCTCCACGGCGGTCGCCGCCCCGCGCGTGGGCACCCACCCGGGCTACACGCGGCTGGTGTTCGACCTGCCCCGCCCCGCCTCCTCCGGCACCCCCGCCGCCAGCACCCAGGTCACGGGCGGACGGGTCACCGTAAAGCTCGGCCTGAGCCTGCCCGCCGCCCGGGGCCGTCTGAGCGCGCCCGGCGTGACCGGCTACACCGTCGCGGGCAAGACCGTCACCGTCACCCTCGCCCCCGGCCGGAAGGCGACGGCGACCGTCCTGCCTGCCAGGAGCGGCCAGCCCGCCCGGCTGGTGATCGACGTGCCGACCGCAACGGCGGCCCGCCCTCCCGCCCGTTCCCCCGCCGCCGTCACGCGCCCGACGGGCACGGCGCGTCCCGTCCGGCCCGTGGTGGTGCTCGACGCCGGGCACGGCGGCATCGACCAGGGGATGCGCAGCCGCTGGGTCACGGAAGCCGAGGTCAACCTCTCCGTGGCCCGCCGGGTGCGCGACGAACTGCGCAAGCACGGCGTCGAGGTCGTGATGAGCCGCGAGAGCAACACGCACCTCAGCGCGAACAAGGCCGACGACCTCAACCTGCGTTCCCGCCTCGCCACCAACGCCAGGACCACCGCCTTCGTCAGCATCCACGTCAACGCCTCGACCAACCCCGCCGCCCACGGCATCGAGACCTACTACTTCGGCCAGCCGCTCGCGGGCCAGGGTCGCAGCCTCGCCGTCCGCGAGAACGGCGGCGGCAGCCTCGGCCAGGAACTCACCCGCCGCGCCGCCAACAACGCCCAGAACCTCCTCGGCGACCTCCTCGCCCAGGCCAAGGTGTCCTTTTCCCGCTCACTCGCCCAGAAGGTCCAGGCCCGCCTCGTCGCCGCCACGGGCGCCCTGAACCGCGGCGTGCAGACCGACGCCTTTTACGTCATCCGCAACCCCACCACCGCCGCCATCCTCGTCGAGATCGGCTTCGGCTCCAGCCCCGTGGAGGGGCCCCGCCTCGCCCAGCCCGCCTACCGCGACCGGGTGGCGACGGCGATTGCGCGGGCGATTCTGGATTTCGTCCACGCGGAGTAG
- a CDS encoding HD-GYP domain-containing protein codes for MFDDLDFFGAPAAPAPARPAPRPATPDPAALPGLRQLLLEAQPSALFLLDGAGLVLEVGGAWEAVTGVRPGEALGQPLHRWLRYDRARHPGALRVGQGVIEDLTLVTPLHTHVVRATWGARGEHVAGTLEPLAPAAQHAFRTAERLQDTERALDEAVNFLGVSQDAWQAEHIRRIVDFAGRLAEAAGLNPAEVGAVRWGAALHDIGKARVPQAILQKPGPLDPLEYEVILQHPVWGVQLLADLPFLPVQTVDAVRHHHERWDGQGYPLGLERGRIPLAARIVAVADVFDALTSARPYKTAWSYQDAVEHLIGEAGRHFDPGLTRLFVCDVLGFPHLADRFGDASTPLD; via the coding sequence TTGTTTGACGATCTCGACTTCTTCGGGGCCCCGGCGGCGCCCGCGCCCGCCCGCCCGGCCCCGCGGCCCGCGACCCCGGACCCGGCGGCGCTGCCGGGGCTGCGGCAACTGCTGCTGGAGGCCCAGCCGTCGGCGCTCTTCTTGCTCGACGGGGCGGGGCTGGTTCTGGAGGTCGGCGGGGCGTGGGAGGCGGTAACCGGGGTGAGGCCGGGGGAGGCCCTCGGCCAGCCGCTGCACCGCTGGCTGCGTTACGACCGCGCGCGGCACCCGGGAGCGCTGCGGGTGGGCCAGGGGGTCATCGAGGACCTCACGCTCGTCACGCCGCTGCACACCCACGTCGTGCGGGCGACCTGGGGCGCGCGGGGCGAGCACGTGGCGGGGACGCTCGAACCGCTCGCCCCGGCCGCGCAGCACGCCTTCCGCACCGCCGAGCGGCTTCAGGACACCGAGCGGGCCCTCGACGAGGCGGTGAACTTCCTGGGGGTGAGCCAGGACGCCTGGCAGGCCGAGCATATCCGCCGGATCGTGGACTTCGCGGGGCGGCTCGCCGAGGCGGCGGGCCTGAACCCGGCCGAGGTGGGCGCGGTGCGCTGGGGCGCGGCCCTGCACGATATCGGCAAGGCGCGGGTGCCCCAGGCGATCTTGCAAAAGCCCGGTCCCCTCGACCCCCTGGAGTACGAGGTGATCCTCCAGCACCCGGTCTGGGGGGTGCAGCTTCTCGCCGACCTGCCGTTCCTGCCGGTGCAGACGGTGGACGCGGTGCGCCACCACCACGAGCGGTGGGACGGCCAGGGCTATCCCCTCGGCCTGGAGCGGGGCCGGATTCCGCTCGCCGCCCGCATCGTGGCGGTGGCCGACGTGTTCGACGCCCTCACGAGCGCGCGCCCCTACAAGACCGCCTGGAGCTACCAGGACGCCGTGGAGCACCTTATCGGCGAGGCGGGGCGGCACTTCGACCCCGGGCTCACCCGGCTTTTCGTGTGTGACGTGCTGGGCTTCCCCCACCTGGCCGACCGCTTCGGGGACGCCTCCACCCCACTGGACTGA
- a CDS encoding phosphoenolpyruvate carboxylase: MGIRSDVNVLGRTLGQVLREQEGEAFFDLVERTRALVREVRAGGDDRELRALLSGLDAATAENLVRAFSWYFQLVNLAEEYERVRVLSGTQGVRPQSIEQALVDLRAQGVSAEEAEELLARLDLGLTFTAHPTEMRRRTIRHHLVEVTRDIPSLDEAGQERVAAHVEAMWSTPELRRLKPTVLDEVKGGLTYVASIAQALPNLQRDLARGFRHVYGRDTDARLPLSFSSWMGGDRDGNPFVTPEATREALSLHRERARELLLTSIRQAYSDLSQDGTASQGQEPYRQELQALHNAVRDGEGVELLPRLEALQARLHQDGQHRSADQLLTPLLAVARVFGQHLVSLDVREHSAQTGAAVARLLAEAGVEPDYQNLPEHAKQEILTRELRSRRPLWPAGEVLPEELEKAVGPIREVQAATRLVGPRAFGRYVISMSESVSDVLEPLLLAREVGFRVLPVPLFETLADLSRAPQVVWELLSLPEYRAVLGGDVQEIMLGYSDSNKDAGFLAANWALHEAQRRVSDVCRRAGVRWRFFHGRGTSIGRGGGPASRAILGQPAGTIDVGLRITEQGEALADKYSHPVLARRNLEQALYGLMLAAARPAQDPPAEWTGAMDRAAKASAAAYRALVDDPAFIPFFEDVTPIHEIARLNIASRPVRRPGAPSLSNLRAIPWVMSWTQNRANLPGWYGLSEGLRMIGPDLARTMYAEWPFFRTVLDNAQMSLAKSDFLIFTEYLRLTEDHDLAARLRGAYDETVDLVQAVVGAELLANEPRLRESIGLRNPYIDPIHRIQAELLRRARSSEGGLDEFERPLMVSLQGIAAGVRNTG, encoded by the coding sequence ATGGGCATTCGCAGTGACGTGAACGTGCTCGGGCGCACGCTGGGGCAAGTCCTGAGGGAACAGGAGGGCGAGGCCTTTTTCGACCTCGTGGAGCGCACCCGGGCCCTCGTGCGCGAGGTGCGGGCGGGCGGCGACGACCGTGAGCTGCGCGCCCTGCTCTCGGGGCTGGACGCGGCCACCGCCGAGAACCTCGTGCGGGCCTTTTCCTGGTATTTCCAGCTCGTCAACCTCGCCGAGGAGTACGAGCGGGTGCGGGTGCTCTCGGGGACCCAGGGGGTGCGGCCCCAGAGCATCGAGCAGGCCCTCGTGGACCTCCGGGCGCAGGGGGTGAGCGCGGAGGAGGCCGAGGAACTGCTCGCGCGGCTCGACCTGGGGCTCACCTTCACCGCGCACCCGACCGAGATGCGGCGCCGGACGATCCGACACCACCTCGTCGAGGTGACCCGCGACATCCCCAGCCTCGACGAGGCCGGGCAGGAGCGCGTGGCCGCCCACGTCGAGGCGATGTGGAGCACCCCCGAACTGCGGCGCCTCAAGCCCACCGTCCTCGACGAGGTGAAGGGCGGCCTGACCTACGTGGCGAGCATCGCCCAGGCCCTGCCGAACCTGCAACGCGACCTCGCGCGGGGCTTCCGGCACGTCTACGGGCGCGACACGGACGCCCGGCTGCCGCTGTCCTTTTCCTCGTGGATGGGCGGCGACCGGGACGGGAACCCCTTCGTGACCCCGGAGGCGACCCGCGAGGCTCTGAGCCTGCACCGCGAGCGCGCCCGCGAGTTGCTGCTGACCTCCATCCGGCAGGCCTACTCCGACCTCAGCCAGGACGGGACGGCCTCGCAGGGACAGGAACCCTACCGCCAGGAGTTGCAGGCGCTCCACAACGCCGTCCGGGACGGGGAGGGGGTCGAGCTGCTGCCGCGCCTCGAAGCCCTCCAGGCGCGGCTCCACCAAGACGGCCAGCACCGCAGCGCCGACCAGCTCCTCACGCCGCTGCTCGCGGTCGCGCGGGTGTTCGGCCAGCACCTCGTCAGCCTGGATGTCCGCGAGCACAGCGCGCAGACGGGGGCGGCGGTCGCGCGGCTGCTCGCCGAGGCGGGGGTGGAGCCGGACTACCAGAACCTGCCCGAGCACGCCAAGCAGGAGATTCTTACCCGCGAGTTGCGCTCGCGCCGTCCCCTCTGGCCCGCCGGGGAGGTCTTGCCGGAGGAGCTGGAAAAGGCCGTCGGCCCCATCCGGGAGGTGCAGGCGGCGACCAGACTGGTCGGCCCGCGCGCCTTCGGGCGGTACGTCATCTCCATGAGCGAGAGCGTGTCGGACGTGCTCGAACCGCTGCTGCTGGCCCGCGAGGTGGGCTTCCGGGTGCTGCCCGTGCCCCTCTTCGAGACGCTGGCCGACCTCTCCCGCGCTCCCCAGGTGGTGTGGGAGCTGCTGAGCCTGCCCGAGTACCGCGCGGTGCTGGGCGGGGACGTGCAGGAGATCATGCTGGGGTACAGCGACTCGAACAAGGACGCGGGCTTTCTGGCCGCGAACTGGGCGCTGCACGAGGCCCAGCGCCGAGTAAGCGACGTGTGCCGCCGGGCGGGGGTGCGGTGGCGATTTTTCCACGGGCGCGGCACGAGCATCGGGCGGGGGGGCGGCCCGGCGAGTCGCGCGATCCTGGGGCAGCCCGCCGGGACCATCGACGTGGGGCTGCGGATCACCGAGCAGGGGGAGGCGCTCGCCGACAAGTACAGCCACCCGGTCCTCGCCCGGCGCAACCTCGAACAGGCGCTCTACGGCCTGATGCTCGCCGCCGCCCGGCCCGCGCAGGACCCGCCCGCCGAGTGGACGGGGGCGATGGACCGCGCGGCGAAGGCGAGTGCCGCCGCCTACCGCGCCCTGGTGGACGACCCGGCCTTCATCCCCTTTTTCGAGGACGTGACGCCCATCCACGAGATCGCCCGGCTGAACATCGCCTCGCGGCCCGTGCGGCGGCCCGGGGCGCCCAGCCTCTCGAACCTGCGCGCGATCCCCTGGGTGATGAGCTGGACGCAAAACCGCGCGAACCTCCCCGGCTGGTACGGTTTGAGCGAGGGGCTGCGGATGATCGGCCCGGACCTCGCGCGCACGATGTACGCGGAGTGGCCCTTCTTCCGCACGGTCCTCGACAACGCGCAGATGAGCCTCGCCAAGAGCGACTTCCTGATCTTCACGGAATACCTGCGGCTGACAGAGGATCACGACCTCGCCGCGCGGCTGAGGGGGGCCTACGACGAGACCGTCGACCTGGTGCAGGCGGTGGTGGGCGCCGAGCTGCTGGCGAACGAGCCGCGGCTGCGCGAGAGCATCGGGCTGCGCAACCCGTACATCGACCCCATCCACCGCATCCAGGCCGAGCTGCTGCGGCGCGCCCGCTCGTCGGAGGGGGGCCTGGACGAGTTCGAGCGCCCGCTGATGGTGAGCCTCCAGGGCATCGCGGCGGGGGTGCGGAACACGGGGTGA